In Verrucomicrobiales bacterium, the genomic stretch CCAGGCGGGCAATCCCCTCCCCATCGAGCCACGTCCCGAGCAGACGTTTAAAGAGCTATTTGTCGAAGGCTCGCCCGATCGGGTGGAGCGAGAGGTCGCGCGCCTTCGGGATGGCCTCAGCGTGCTGGATCAGGTGCGCGATCAACTCAGATCGTTATCCCGCGCGCTGGGAGCATCCGATCGTGAGCGCGTCGAATCACTCGCTCAATCGATTCGCGAAGCCGAACAGAATCTCCACCAAAGCCAGGCCTGGGTCAAAACTCCGAAGCCCCAGGTGAACCGCAAGCTGGAGGATTACCAGAACCCGAAGTGGGCTTCCCTCCAGCGGATGCGCTACGATTTGACCTGTCTGGCTTTCCAGACCGACTCGACTCGCGTCTGCGTGATTGTGGAGGCTCCGGGAGATCCCGGCGATGCGCCCGGATCCAATCTCGGTCACCACGACGCCTCCCATCACGGCAAGGAACCCAGAAAAGTCTCCGAACTGGCGCTCTTCGAAGAAGAGGAAACTCGAAATCTCGGCCTCCTCCTCGATCAATTGGCAGCGGTGCCCCAGGGCACCTCGACCCTCTTGGATCTCACCACCGTGGTCTGGGCCAGCAACCTAGGTAACCCCTCCGCTCACGCCTCCAGCAATCTTCCGATCCTCCTCGCGGGCGGCGGATTTAGACATCGCGGCCACATCGCTTACGTCCAAGAAAAAACAGTCCCCCTCTCCAATCTCTATCTGAGACTGCTCCATCACCTGGACATCGAAGCCCCCAGCTTCGGCACCAGTACCGGACCGCTCAGCGAGATCTGACTAAACTCGGAAATGGATTAACCACGGATTTCAGGAATCACACGAATTAAGAAGGCTTGGGGACATTCTTGAGCACGAGTTCCTCCAAATCTTTGCGGATCCGTGTTATCCGTTCGATCCGTGGTTTCCTCCTGTTTAGATTGAGCGCGGAGCCCAGACCTGAAAGCCATCCTTCGATCCTTGGAAGACTTCCGGGGATAGCGGATAAGGCTGCTCGGCGTGATCGCGGCGAATTTTTTCGGTCGTGAGGGTTAGAAAATTCTGACTGTTATCATGCGACCAGCAGATCAGAAAGTCGCGGTTAGGAATACCAAACAAGAACGGGGAGCCCAGCTTCGACCCCACAAAGCCGCGAAACTCAGGAATCAAAATGCGGGCAGCGTCAAACCCGTCGTGGGTCTGCAACGCGATGATCCGATCCGGTCCCGGAACGTAATGCATCTCCGTTTTCCCCTGGCAGGCTTGATTGAGATTCTCCAGTGCCGTGCAGAAGACTTCGTCCCAACCCTTGCCCCAACGAGCCATCTCCTCCTCAATCAGATACCGGTAGGATTTGTCGCTATCCACCACCACTGCGATGATGAGTCCCGGGCAGACCTGCGCATGCGCTAGCGGAGCCTGGGTCTTGAATTCCTCCGGACAAAACTGCGGTCGCAGCCGGCAGCTCACCTCATCCCAGACCAGTCTGCCCTTCTCTTCCTTGATCTGCAGCATGGGCTCGAAATGCAGCTTGATCAGATGCACCAACTCCTCATCGGTGCCGTCTCCGAGCTTCACCGCCGCCCGCAGGTTCTGCAGGCCAAACTGGACGTCGCCCGAAAGAATGGTTTCAGCATCCGCCCCGCGCTTGAACGAGCGCTCAGGAAACAGCTGCCGCAGCAGCCTCAACACCCTTCCCTGAAAGGCGTCGCCCTCCCCCCACCCTTTGAACAATCCGCCCATGAACCGCTTCATCGGCCTCCCCCGGTTGAAGCCAGTGTCAGAACGATAAAACCCTCCCCGACGCTCATGGATTCCTCCCCTCCGTCCGCTGAATTCCCTCCAAAAAGACCTGCCGCGTGTTTTCCCAGGAATTGTTGCGCCGAAAGTCGGCCAAATCCAAGGCATCCAGATAGCTGCTCCCCGCCCGGGAAGCCAGCACCTGACGCTCGGCCTCCCTCTGAAAGCTCTCCAGGTCAAAGGCCGACACGTAATGGGCAAACTCACGGAAAACCGGACGGTAGGTTGGCAAATCATAAGCCAACACCGGAACCCCGCAGATCAGGGCCTCCCCCACCACCCGAGGCGAGCCTTCGTGACGACTCGGCATCAAGAACAGCCGGCTTTGCTTGAACAACTTCAGCTTGTCCAATTCGGACACAAACCCGGAAAACTCCACCAACTCGCTCAGCCCCAACTCCGCGATGCGCGGCCGCAGTTGCGACTCGACCTTGCCCATCAGGAGCGCGCGAAACCCGGGAATTCGTTTTGCCAGCCACGCCATGGTCGAGAGCAGATCGTCAATGCCCTTCTGCCGATGCACCCGTCCAATCCAGCACACATCATACTTCTTTACCTGCTCGGCCACCCCGGCCGCCATCGCCGAGTCGACTCCATAGCTGATGGGCGAAAGTTCCGCCGGATGAAAGCCCAGATCCAGCAGGCGCAGCTTCATGTCTGGATGCAAATAAAAGACGTGCTTGGCGCGACACCACGCGAA encodes the following:
- a CDS encoding DUF1552 domain-containing protein, producing MLLLNSRLIPRRRFLRAGAVSIGLPLLEAMLPAGARGQRNIEVLSPKRILLIGRLLGTHADYFFPQDTGPSFTPSRYLKLIDRHRQRFTVFSGLSHPGYPNAHHCEAGLFTGVAAERIQRPDDIRNTQSLDQTISEAIGQRTRLSSLGMGQVHIAPMIYNQAGNPLPIEPRPEQTFKELFVEGSPDRVEREVARLRDGLSVLDQVRDQLRSLSRALGASDRERVESLAQSIREAEQNLHQSQAWVKTPKPQVNRKLEDYQNPKWASLQRMRYDLTCLAFQTDSTRVCVIVEAPGDPGDAPGSNLGHHDASHHGKEPRKVSELALFEEEETRNLGLLLDQLAAVPQGTSTLLDLTTVVWASNLGNPSAHASSNLPILLAGGGFRHRGHIAYVQEKTVPLSNLYLRLLHHLDIEAPSFGTSTGPLSEI
- a CDS encoding glycosyltransferase; translation: MAKRIYFMANAVWGDLVGGGDIHFFELARGAVAAGYEVFFFGGPALQKHVAQAGLPVEVILTERRRRPRINEGSIGGQLRMFCDYVERCLRSVLLLGRIRREDAVYSVTDYWCDSLPALLSRARVKAFVFHMEAPTFAQIWDKSRPDVQAGRLASLHYWMSQNLTLQLFAWCRAKHVFYLHPDMKLRLLDLGFHPAELSPISYGVDSAMAAGVAEQVKKYDVCWIGRVHRQKGIDDLLSTMAWLAKRIPGFRALLMGKVESQLRPRIAELGLSELVEFSGFVSELDKLKLFKQSRLFLMPSRHEGSPRVVGEALICGVPVLAYDLPTYRPVFREFAHYVSAFDLESFQREAERQVLASRAGSSYLDALDLADFRRNNSWENTRQVFLEGIQRTEGRNP
- a CDS encoding DUF1444 family protein; the protein is MKRFMGGLFKGWGEGDAFQGRVLRLLRQLFPERSFKRGADAETILSGDVQFGLQNLRAAVKLGDGTDEELVHLIKLHFEPMLQIKEEKGRLVWDEVSCRLRPQFCPEEFKTQAPLAHAQVCPGLIIAVVVDSDKSYRYLIEEEMARWGKGWDEVFCTALENLNQACQGKTEMHYVPGPDRIIALQTHDGFDAARILIPEFRGFVGSKLGSPFLFGIPNRDFLICWSHDNSQNFLTLTTEKIRRDHAEQPYPLSPEVFQGSKDGFQVWAPRSI